The Methanomethylovorans hollandica DSM 15978 genome includes a region encoding these proteins:
- a CDS encoding YIP1 family protein, translated as MMLEVLTNPSGFFEKKTKEEVDLKQPLAILGAMALISAISAYIVASKVIGSLPSDVAAVTQIGMAIGAIFAIIVVFIMWVIYGGIFYLISSFLGGQGNFKRVLEFVAYGFLPSIMSSVISLFLTNKAYSSLDFSIQDPAILEKAMLSDPYIMASTVIGILLTLWSANIWVFAIMYSRNLTVKNALIAVGVPIGLYTIYMIYTLSKAFN; from the coding sequence ATGATGCTGGAAGTTCTTACCAATCCTAGCGGATTCTTTGAAAAGAAGACAAAAGAAGAGGTTGATCTAAAACAACCTCTCGCGATACTGGGAGCAATGGCCCTTATATCTGCCATCAGTGCCTATATAGTTGCAAGCAAGGTGATAGGGAGCCTGCCGAGTGATGTGGCAGCCGTGACCCAGATAGGGATGGCCATTGGTGCTATATTTGCTATTATAGTTGTATTCATTATGTGGGTGATATACGGCGGTATATTTTATCTAATCTCATCGTTTTTGGGTGGGCAGGGAAATTTCAAAAGGGTGCTTGAGTTTGTTGCCTACGGATTCCTGCCTTCAATAATGAGTTCTGTTATTAGCCTTTTTTTGACTAACAAAGCTTATTCTTCACTCGATTTTTCCATACAGGATCCAGCAATTTTGGAAAAAGCCATGCTTTCAGACCCTTACATAATGGCTTCCACTGTAATAGGAATTCTCCTTACTCTATGGAGTGCGAACATATGGGTGTTCGCTATTATGTACTCAAGAAACCTTACAGTAAAAAATGCCCTCATCGCTGTAGGAGTGCCAATTGGATTGTATACGATCTATATGATCTATACACTAAGCAAGGCATTCAATTAA